A window of the Nisaea acidiphila genome harbors these coding sequences:
- a CDS encoding succinate dehydrogenase, whose product MLEARLYLLQRASAMLLAPLVLVHLGLILYAVEGGLSAGEILGRTKGNLFWAGFYGLFVLAASLHAPIGLRNILREWTRWRGRSLDLATGGFALLLLALGLRAIWAVTA is encoded by the coding sequence ATGCTGGAGGCGCGGCTCTATTTGCTGCAGCGCGCAAGCGCCATGCTGCTGGCGCCGCTGGTGCTGGTGCATCTCGGCCTGATCCTCTACGCCGTCGAGGGCGGGCTCTCGGCGGGCGAGATCCTCGGCCGGACGAAAGGCAACCTCTTCTGGGCCGGCTTCTACGGCCTCTTCGTGCTTGCGGCATCGCTGCATGCGCCGATCGGGCTGCGCAACATTCTCCGCGAATGGACCCGCTGGCGCGGCCGCTCCCTCGATCTCGCGACAGGCGGTTTCGCCCTGCTGCTGCTCGCGCTCGGCCTCCGCGCCATCTGGGCGGTGACGGCATGA
- a CDS encoding succinate dehydrogenase: protein MIRASRNHPGWWAALGHRLSGLALALFLPAHFLVLGLALEGGDALDGMLVWTDRPLVKVAEWGLVMLLTLHLGFGLRVLALEFLPWRDPLKMLISLGAGASVLAGLVFWIMVA, encoded by the coding sequence ATGATCCGGGCCTCGCGCAATCATCCCGGCTGGTGGGCGGCGCTCGGGCACCGGCTGTCCGGCCTCGCCCTCGCTCTTTTCCTGCCGGCGCATTTCCTCGTTCTCGGTCTCGCGCTGGAGGGCGGCGACGCGCTCGACGGCATGCTCGTCTGGACCGACCGGCCGCTGGTGAAGGTGGCCGAGTGGGGCCTCGTCATGCTGCTGACCCTGCATCTCGGGTTCGGGCTGCGCGTTCTGGCGCTTGAGTTCCTGCCCTGGCGCGACCCGCTTAAAATGCTGATCTCCCTCGGCGCCGGCGCTTCCGTGCTGGCCGGCCTTGTCTTCTGGATCATGGTCGCATGA
- a CDS encoding DUF3422 family protein, with translation MKFHPERDQLTLELHARPIRPAKAPLRISHLAFGTGEHGGERDFEDLVALCRKYGKPEPSSEMKHFTANLGPFTVKWERHTEFSTYTFLRSETFDAPFEETVFNLLPADWKEAKFGEVLVAVHLAVSDGIDAPLDTGRLSRWFDGNEVFANLMEKERVEIYGDLRTHDDGFDRMYLRAGDLGPELLGQTVQRVLELATYWRLSLLSLPIARASSPKLERIERGLAKIAAELAEGDPERSDESLLDPLAQLSAELETIIADSSYRYRASTAYFEIVESRLRQLGAISFNGYIHLFDYLMRRIDPALRTCWSVQSRQEAISKRASRLSSLLRTGIEVKVERQNRDLLDSMNRRAAQSLAIQRTVEGLSVVAISYYAVNLLKYLLDGMVKTGLVKLDTTVASAALLPLLVVALWFFLHRLTRRALKKPDGK, from the coding sequence GTGAAATTTCATCCCGAACGGGATCAGCTGACCCTGGAACTGCACGCCCGCCCGATCCGGCCGGCGAAAGCGCCCCTGCGCATAAGCCACCTCGCCTTCGGCACCGGCGAGCATGGCGGCGAGCGCGATTTCGAGGATCTGGTCGCGCTCTGCCGCAAGTACGGCAAGCCCGAGCCCTCCTCCGAAATGAAGCATTTCACCGCCAATCTCGGCCCCTTCACCGTCAAGTGGGAACGCCATACCGAGTTCTCGACCTACACCTTCCTGCGCTCCGAGACCTTCGATGCGCCCTTCGAGGAGACCGTCTTCAACCTGCTGCCGGCGGACTGGAAGGAAGCCAAGTTCGGCGAGGTCCTGGTCGCGGTCCATCTCGCGGTCTCCGACGGTATCGACGCGCCGCTCGACACGGGCCGGCTCTCGCGCTGGTTCGACGGCAACGAGGTCTTCGCCAACCTCATGGAGAAGGAGCGGGTCGAGATCTACGGCGATCTGCGCACCCATGACGACGGGTTCGACCGGATGTATCTGCGCGCCGGCGACCTCGGCCCCGAACTGCTCGGGCAGACCGTGCAGCGCGTGCTGGAGCTCGCGACCTACTGGCGCCTCTCCCTGCTCTCCCTGCCGATCGCCCGCGCTTCCAGCCCGAAGCTGGAACGGATCGAGCGCGGGCTCGCCAAGATCGCCGCGGAGCTGGCCGAAGGCGATCCCGAACGCTCCGACGAGAGCCTGCTCGACCCGCTGGCCCAGCTCTCCGCCGAGCTGGAGACCATCATCGCGGATTCGAGCTACCGCTACCGCGCCAGCACGGCCTATTTCGAGATCGTCGAAAGCCGGTTGCGCCAGCTCGGCGCGATCAGCTTCAACGGCTATATCCATCTCTTCGACTATCTGATGCGGCGGATCGATCCCGCGCTGCGCACCTGCTGGTCGGTGCAGAGCCGTCAGGAGGCGATCTCGAAACGCGCCTCGCGCCTCTCCAGCCTGCTGCGCACCGGGATCGAGGTGAAGGTCGAGCGGCAGAACCGCGACCTGCTCGACAGCATGAACCGCCGCGCCGCCCAGTCGCTCGCGATCCAGCGCACGGTCGAGGGGCTCTCCGTGGTGGCGATCAGCTATTACGCGGTGAACCTGCTGAAATACCTGCTCGACGGAATGGTGAAGACGGGTCTGGTCAAGCTCGACACGACCGTCGCCTCGGCGGCGCTGCTGCCGTTGCTTGTCGTCGCGCTCTGGTTCTTCCTGCACCGCCTGACCCGCCGTGCGCTGAAGAAACCGGACGGCAAATAG
- a CDS encoding L-aspartate oxidase gives MSREIDTLRTDILIIGSGGAGLMAALHALQADPELDVTIAVKGLIGKCGCTRMVQGGYNVALAPGDSVERHFMDTIVGGKWLPRQDLAWKLVEKAVERIHELENELGCFFDRNPDGSLHQKAFAGQSFDRTVHKGDLTGIEIVNRLMEQVWARGVNKLEEHRAIELVPARDGSGIAGVLLIDMRTGRYRYVEAKAVLLASGGGPTMYLYHTPSGDKACDGMGMALRRGLPLRDMEMVQFHPTGLLAGTDTRMTGTVLEEGLRGAGGYLLNGDGERFMTRYHAHGERATRDIVSRAIYAEMRDGNTTPNGGVYIEMAHLGPDSVRQRFKGMVERCADCGFDLAGGRVEVVPTAHYMMGGVEFELDCATALPGLFAAGEDCGGVHGANRLGGNGVANSTVFGGIAGESMAAFVKAGASWKEADRNVIESGLDRAERPFAAGGGDLSDLRERLWRLMWDKVGILRDRTGLAEAMTGLGDLRAELHETGLADGDRSFNLTWHDWMNLESQIDIGTVIASAALGREDSRGAHYREDFPETGSLEETRFTRVTQSEAGLALDMVPVDFSVVAPGQSLIEDEAGAPPTAAE, from the coding sequence ATGAGCCGCGAGATCGATACCCTCCGCACCGACATCCTGATCATCGGCTCCGGCGGGGCCGGGCTGATGGCGGCCCTGCACGCGCTGCAGGCCGATCCGGAGCTCGACGTCACCATCGCGGTGAAGGGGCTGATCGGCAAATGCGGCTGCACCCGCATGGTGCAGGGCGGCTACAACGTCGCGCTCGCGCCCGGCGACAGCGTCGAGCGGCACTTCATGGACACCATCGTCGGCGGCAAGTGGCTGCCGCGCCAGGACCTCGCCTGGAAGCTGGTGGAGAAGGCGGTCGAACGGATCCACGAGCTGGAGAACGAGCTCGGCTGCTTCTTCGACCGCAATCCGGACGGCTCGCTGCACCAGAAGGCCTTCGCCGGGCAGAGCTTCGACCGCACCGTGCACAAGGGCGACCTCACCGGCATCGAGATCGTCAACCGGCTGATGGAACAGGTCTGGGCCCGCGGCGTGAACAAGCTGGAGGAGCACCGGGCGATCGAGCTGGTCCCGGCACGCGACGGCAGCGGCATCGCCGGCGTGCTGCTGATCGACATGCGCACGGGCCGCTACCGCTATGTCGAGGCCAAGGCCGTGCTGCTCGCGAGCGGCGGCGGGCCGACCATGTATCTCTACCACACGCCCTCCGGCGACAAGGCCTGCGACGGCATGGGCATGGCACTCCGCCGCGGCCTGCCGCTGCGCGACATGGAGATGGTGCAGTTCCACCCGACGGGCCTCCTCGCCGGGACCGACACGCGGATGACCGGCACGGTTCTGGAGGAGGGGCTGCGCGGCGCCGGCGGCTATCTTCTCAACGGCGACGGCGAGCGCTTCATGACCCGCTACCATGCCCATGGCGAGCGGGCGACCCGGGACATCGTCAGCCGCGCGATCTATGCCGAGATGCGGGACGGAAATACGACGCCGAACGGCGGGGTTTATATCGAGATGGCGCATCTTGGGCCCGACAGCGTCCGCCAGCGTTTCAAAGGCATGGTCGAGCGCTGCGCCGATTGCGGCTTCGATCTCGCGGGCGGCCGCGTCGAGGTGGTGCCGACGGCGCATTACATGATGGGCGGCGTCGAGTTCGAGCTGGATTGCGCCACCGCCCTGCCCGGCCTCTTCGCCGCCGGCGAGGATTGCGGCGGCGTGCACGGCGCGAACCGGCTCGGCGGCAACGGGGTCGCGAACTCCACCGTCTTCGGCGGCATCGCGGGCGAGAGCATGGCGGCCTTCGTGAAGGCGGGTGCAAGCTGGAAGGAGGCGGACCGGAACGTGATCGAGTCAGGGCTCGACCGCGCGGAGCGGCCCTTCGCGGCCGGCGGCGGCGACCTTTCCGACCTGCGCGAGCGGCTCTGGCGGCTGATGTGGGACAAGGTCGGCATCCTGCGCGACCGGACCGGATTGGCGGAGGCGATGACAGGGCTCGGCGATCTTCGCGCCGAACTGCACGAGACCGGCCTCGCCGACGGCGACCGCAGCTTCAATCTCACCTGGCACGACTGGATGAACCTCGAAAGCCAGATCGATATCGGCACGGTCATCGCATCGGCGGCGCTCGGCCGCGAGGACAGCCGCGGCGCGCATTACCGCGAGGATTTCCCTGAGACCGGATCGCTGGAGGAGACGCGCTTCACCCGCGTGACGCAGAGCGAGGCCGGTCTGGCGCTGGACATGGTGCCGGTCGACTTCTCCGTCGTCGCGCCGGGCCAGTCGCTGATCGAGGACGAGGCGGGGGCGCCGCCCACGGCAGCGGAATGA
- a CDS encoding nitroreductase family protein, which produces MKTIADLIEDRFGLETEAGRDMPAEGDLANILGHRSHRRYKPDPVPENLLEVLLSAAFSAPAKSDLQQSGILIVRDTEKRKKIEALMPAMPWIAEAPVFMVFLADNRRIRRISEMRGTPFANDHLDSVLNAAVDAGLVLMNFIRAAESVGLGCCPISVVRNHIETVSELLELPEHVFPLCGFCLGWPAGEGHISLRLPPRVMVHTDRYDDSGLEAEVAGYDARRSARYRIPDEKQRLVDEYGLAQDYGWSEDKARQVSKPERMQLAKYLRSQGFNLE; this is translated from the coding sequence ATGAAAACCATTGCCGATCTGATCGAGGACCGTTTCGGTCTGGAGACGGAGGCCGGCCGGGACATGCCGGCTGAAGGCGATCTCGCGAACATTCTCGGCCACCGGTCGCACCGCCGCTACAAGCCGGATCCGGTTCCGGAGAATCTGCTGGAAGTGCTGCTGTCCGCGGCTTTCTCGGCACCGGCGAAATCGGACCTGCAGCAATCCGGAATCCTGATCGTCCGCGACACGGAAAAGCGGAAGAAGATCGAGGCCCTGATGCCGGCCATGCCCTGGATCGCCGAGGCGCCGGTCTTCATGGTCTTTCTGGCCGACAACCGGCGGATCCGGCGGATCTCCGAGATGCGCGGAACGCCCTTCGCCAACGATCACCTGGACTCGGTTCTGAACGCGGCGGTCGATGCGGGTCTGGTCCTGATGAACTTCATCCGGGCCGCGGAATCCGTCGGGCTCGGATGTTGCCCGATCAGCGTGGTGCGCAATCACATCGAGACGGTCTCCGAGCTGCTCGAACTGCCGGAGCATGTCTTCCCGCTCTGCGGCTTCTGCCTCGGCTGGCCCGCCGGCGAAGGCCATATCAGCCTCCGCCTGCCGCCGAGGGTGATGGTGCATACTGATCGCTACGACGACAGCGGGCTGGAGGCGGAGGTCGCCGGATATGATGCGCGCCGCAGCGCGCGCTACCGGATCCCGGACGAAAAGCAGAGATTGGTCGATGAATACGGGCTGGCGCAAGATTACGGCTGGTCGGAGGACAAGGCGCGACAAGTTTCCAAGCCGGAGCGCATGCAATTGGCCAAATATTTACGCAGCCAAGGATTCAATCTTGAGTGA
- a CDS encoding amino acid ABC transporter substrate-binding protein: MHFVKTELRAAAIAAALTASLGLAAAPAEAKVDGDTIILGSAISLTGKYSTNGIHAQNGYELGVKMINDNGGVTVGGKSYKFKVVYYDDESTPARGAQLAERLINQDGVKYMLGPYSSGLTKAIAPVTEKYKIPMVEAEGASRSLFTQGYRYLFAVLSTSEQYLASSIALAAEIAEQNGKKASDVKVAMAFENDPFSLDVRAGVVEDAAKYDMKIVIDDKLPRDLSDMTSTLTKVKALKPDLLVVSGHSKGAATAGRQISELKISTPMIAMTHCEAAKVVEKYGADAMEGLLCPTQWAETLSYKDDLFGTAAEYDALFKKTFEGYKTVPYQSAQATAAVMVWKDAFERANSFDTEALRDAIADTNMTTFYGGIKFSPEGNNIAKPMVLRQIQDGEYKVVAPVKWASSKARHPRQPKY, encoded by the coding sequence ATGCATTTCGTGAAAACGGAACTGCGCGCCGCTGCCATTGCGGCCGCTCTGACAGCATCGCTCGGTCTCGCCGCGGCTCCGGCCGAAGCGAAGGTCGACGGTGACACGATCATCCTGGGTTCGGCGATCTCGCTGACCGGGAAGTACTCGACCAACGGCATTCACGCGCAGAACGGCTATGAGCTCGGCGTGAAGATGATCAACGACAATGGTGGCGTGACCGTCGGCGGCAAGAGCTACAAGTTCAAAGTCGTCTATTACGATGATGAGTCGACGCCGGCCCGCGGTGCCCAGCTCGCCGAGCGCCTGATCAATCAGGACGGCGTCAAATATATGCTTGGCCCGTACAGTTCCGGCCTGACCAAGGCGATCGCGCCGGTCACCGAGAAATACAAGATTCCGATGGTGGAAGCCGAAGGCGCCTCGCGTTCGCTCTTTACCCAGGGCTACCGCTACCTCTTCGCCGTGCTCTCGACCTCCGAGCAGTATCTCGCGAGCTCGATCGCGCTCGCGGCCGAGATCGCGGAGCAGAACGGCAAGAAAGCCTCCGACGTGAAAGTCGCGATGGCGTTTGAGAACGATCCGTTCTCGCTCGACGTGCGGGCCGGCGTGGTCGAAGACGCGGCGAAATACGACATGAAGATCGTGATCGACGACAAGCTGCCGCGCGATCTTTCTGACATGACCTCGACTCTGACCAAGGTCAAGGCGCTGAAGCCGGACCTGCTGGTCGTCTCCGGCCACTCCAAAGGGGCCGCCACCGCGGGTCGCCAGATCTCGGAGCTGAAAATCAGTACGCCGATGATCGCCATGACCCACTGCGAGGCGGCGAAGGTGGTCGAGAAATACGGCGCCGATGCAATGGAAGGTCTTCTCTGCCCCACCCAATGGGCCGAGACGCTCAGCTACAAGGACGACCTGTTCGGGACCGCTGCCGAGTACGACGCGCTCTTCAAGAAGACCTTCGAGGGCTACAAGACCGTGCCGTACCAGTCGGCACAGGCGACGGCCGCGGTCATGGTCTGGAAGGACGCGTTCGAGCGCGCCAACAGCTTCGATACCGAAGCGCTGCGGGACGCGATCGCGGATACGAACATGACGACCTTCTATGGCGGCATCAAGTTCTCGCCGGAAGGCAACAACATCGCCAAGCCGATGGTGCTGCGTCAGATCCAGGACGGCGAATACAAGGTGGTTGCCCCGGTGAAATGGGCCTCCTCCAAAGCGCGTCATCCGCGTCAGCCGAAATACTGA
- a CDS encoding branched-chain amino acid ABC transporter permease, translating to MLDNISILFQAPIFAVDLLVQGLLIGGIFVLAAYGLALVWGVMNVKNLAQGDMVILGGYVAYQCTLWGMHPIIALPIAFMLLFALGWGIYATIIRRVVDRDMFTSLLATFGLSLLIQQALNLRFGPEVKIAESGFGTLDFGDLTIPAIRFVGLGLAAVLAVGLVLFMRNSRMGQAIRATAQDPRAARVLGINTDRVYAFTYALNAAICGAAGVLVAMIWNIQPFYGIVHSIRAFIIVTAAGLGNLPGVVVAGFGLGVWENYSGFIFGAEFAVAAVVIVLVLVLMVRLFQMYRVRQVVR from the coding sequence ATGCTCGACAATATTTCAATTCTGTTCCAGGCGCCGATCTTCGCCGTGGACCTGCTGGTGCAAGGGTTGCTGATCGGCGGGATCTTCGTCCTCGCCGCCTACGGCCTCGCGCTGGTCTGGGGCGTGATGAACGTGAAGAATCTCGCCCAGGGCGACATGGTGATCCTCGGCGGTTACGTCGCCTACCAGTGCACGCTCTGGGGCATGCATCCGATCATCGCGCTGCCGATTGCCTTCATGCTGCTCTTCGCGCTCGGCTGGGGCATCTACGCGACCATCATCCGACGCGTCGTCGACCGCGACATGTTCACGTCGCTGCTCGCGACATTCGGGCTCAGCCTGCTGATCCAGCAGGCGCTGAATCTGCGCTTCGGGCCGGAGGTCAAGATCGCGGAATCCGGTTTCGGCACGCTCGATTTCGGCGATCTGACCATTCCCGCGATCCGCTTCGTCGGGCTCGGACTGGCGGCGGTACTTGCGGTCGGACTGGTGCTGTTCATGCGCAATTCCCGCATGGGCCAGGCGATCCGCGCGACGGCGCAGGATCCGCGTGCGGCCCGCGTGCTCGGGATCAACACCGACCGGGTCTACGCCTTCACTTATGCGCTGAACGCCGCGATCTGCGGCGCCGCGGGCGTACTGGTGGCGATGATCTGGAACATCCAGCCCTTCTACGGGATCGTGCATTCGATCCGGGCCTTCATCATCGTGACCGCGGCCGGCCTCGGCAACCTTCCGGGCGTGGTCGTCGCCGGCTTCGGGCTCGGGGTTTGGGAGAACTATTCCGGCTTCATCTTCGGGGCCGAGTTCGCCGTCGCGGCCGTCGTCATCGTCCTCGTGCTGGTGCTGATGGTCCGGCTCTTCCAGATGTACCGGGTAAGGCAGGTGGTCCGATGA
- a CDS encoding amidohydrolase family protein, translated as MHPLLIEGGIVVTLDAERRVLEGASVLIRDGRIADIGTDLHAPEDAERIDASGMLVLPGLIDAHAHAGHALVKTLASDDSQGWFDACKQIYTRGSDADFWGADAALFALERIKAGVTTGVSMLGGGDSISRTDHPGHAAAHCEAISAAGTRAVVAVGCNRPPFPWIYKDWDTGTNREIGFERQLEVSRALADRWNGGADGRLSVALTYPVSHEKQALPDGVTPEQVTDDARQVRALSRELGLRFTQDGHREGSIAYAHREQGILGPDAYLSHCTNLTEADIAALRESGASVVHNPSAIASVRGRCPTPELIDLGVTVAIGSDAPAPDRSGDMFRHMQQAMHYHRRHFRDDQILPPGKALEMVTIDAAKAIGMETEIGSLETGKKADIVLLDLRKPHLVPANMPLHRAIYFANAADIDTTIVDGRILMRGRKVLSLDEDAVLDAADAAIAKALERTGLQHLLETRPGFWGQSRYS; from the coding sequence ATGCATCCACTTTTGATCGAAGGCGGCATAGTCGTCACACTCGATGCGGAACGCCGCGTTCTGGAAGGCGCGAGCGTCCTGATCCGCGATGGGCGCATTGCCGATATCGGCACCGATTTGCATGCGCCGGAGGATGCGGAACGGATCGACGCCTCCGGCATGCTGGTGCTGCCCGGCCTGATCGACGCTCATGCCCATGCCGGCCATGCGCTGGTGAAAACGCTGGCGAGCGACGACAGCCAGGGCTGGTTCGATGCCTGCAAGCAGATCTACACGCGCGGCTCAGACGCTGATTTCTGGGGCGCGGACGCCGCGCTCTTCGCGCTGGAGCGGATCAAAGCCGGCGTCACCACGGGAGTATCGATGCTCGGCGGCGGCGACAGCATCAGCCGGACCGACCATCCGGGCCATGCCGCGGCCCATTGCGAGGCCATCTCCGCGGCCGGCACCCGCGCCGTCGTCGCGGTCGGCTGCAACCGTCCGCCCTTCCCCTGGATCTATAAGGACTGGGACACCGGCACGAACCGGGAAATCGGCTTCGAGCGTCAGCTTGAGGTCAGCAGAGCGCTGGCCGACAGATGGAACGGCGGCGCCGACGGGCGCCTCTCCGTCGCCCTCACCTATCCCGTCAGCCACGAAAAGCAGGCACTTCCCGACGGCGTCACGCCCGAGCAGGTCACGGACGATGCCCGCCAGGTGCGCGCCCTTTCGCGCGAGCTCGGGCTGCGTTTCACCCAGGACGGCCACCGCGAGGGCAGCATCGCCTATGCCCACCGGGAACAGGGCATCCTCGGACCGGATGCCTACCTTTCCCACTGCACGAACCTGACGGAAGCGGATATCGCGGCGCTCCGCGAGAGCGGCGCCAGCGTCGTCCATAATCCCTCTGCCATCGCCTCGGTGCGCGGCCGCTGTCCGACGCCGGAACTGATCGATCTCGGCGTCACCGTGGCCATCGGCTCGGACGCGCCGGCGCCGGACCGTTCCGGCGACATGTTCCGGCACATGCAGCAGGCGATGCATTACCACCGCCGCCATTTCCGCGACGATCAGATCCTGCCGCCCGGCAAGGCGCTGGAGATGGTCACCATCGACGCCGCGAAGGCCATCGGCATGGAGACGGAAATCGGCTCGCTCGAAACCGGCAAGAAGGCCGACATCGTGCTGCTCGACCTCAGGAAACCACATCTGGTGCCGGCCAACATGCCGCTGCACCGGGCGATCTATTTCGCCAACGCCGCCGACATCGACACCACCATCGTCGACGGCCGCATCCTGATGCGCGGCCGCAAGGTGCTGAGCCTCGACGAGGACGCGGTGCTGGACGCGGCCGACGCCGCCATCGCCAAGGCGCTGGAGCGCACCGGCCTTCAGCATCTGCTGGAAACCCGGCCCGGTTTCTGGGGCCAAAGCCGCTACAGCTAG
- a CDS encoding fumarate hydratase, with protein MIAKEAVEQAAYEIMFKAGIDIPDDYLAGIKQMASAEDGDLSAFVLEAMLENYEAAKEDRRPMCADTGVPRYYVKAGNEAKLEGGFIALEEALRSATARATHDIPLRPNRVHPLWRTDHNNNVGINAPEIEYSFEPDADWVDITTVHKGGLFGTDYRMLFPGDGIDGIKRFFLDGMIAFGKRGLACQPAIVGVGLGGSKDTCMVLGKQAACLRTVGDRNPDPKIAELELELQELGNSIGMGAMGFVGKSMVVDCHIEVGYTHTGGMPMSLHAFCLSSRRATVRLHADGRTEFRTDPNWFTPYMRRESVSWEMPASAKRSA; from the coding sequence GTGATCGCAAAAGAAGCAGTCGAACAGGCTGCCTACGAGATCATGTTCAAGGCCGGGATCGATATCCCCGACGATTATCTCGCGGGCATCAAACAGATGGCCTCGGCGGAGGATGGCGACCTTTCCGCCTTCGTGCTCGAGGCCATGCTGGAGAATTACGAGGCGGCGAAGGAAGACCGCCGGCCGATGTGCGCCGATACCGGCGTGCCGCGCTACTACGTGAAGGCGGGCAACGAGGCCAAACTGGAAGGCGGGTTTATAGCCCTCGAGGAGGCGCTCCGCAGCGCCACCGCGCGGGCCACCCACGACATTCCGCTCCGCCCCAACCGGGTCCATCCGCTCTGGCGCACCGATCACAACAACAATGTCGGCATCAACGCGCCCGAGATCGAATACAGCTTCGAGCCGGACGCGGACTGGGTCGACATCACCACGGTGCACAAGGGCGGGCTCTTCGGCACCGACTACCGCATGCTCTTCCCCGGCGACGGGATCGACGGCATCAAGCGCTTCTTCCTCGACGGCATGATCGCCTTCGGAAAAAGGGGCCTCGCCTGCCAGCCGGCGATCGTCGGCGTCGGGCTGGGCGGCTCCAAGGATACCTGCATGGTGCTCGGCAAGCAGGCCGCGTGCCTGCGCACCGTCGGAGACCGCAACCCGGACCCGAAGATCGCCGAGCTGGAGCTGGAGCTGCAGGAACTCGGCAATAGCATCGGCATGGGCGCGATGGGCTTCGTCGGCAAGAGCATGGTGGTCGATTGCCATATCGAGGTCGGCTATACCCATACAGGCGGCATGCCGATGAGCCTGCACGCCTTCTGCCTCTCCTCGCGCCGCGCCACCGTGCGCCTCCATGCCGACGGCCGGACGGAATTCCGCACCGACCCGAACTGGTTCACCCCCTATATGCGACGGGAGAGTGTCTCATGGGAAATGCCCGCGAGCGCAAAACGGTCCGCCTGA
- a CDS encoding succinate dehydrogenase/fumarate reductase iron-sulfur subunit → MQDTADTEEMLEVEIWRGAEDGALRTYRVPRQASQTVLDVVTWVQRNAEPALAYRFACRVGMCGSCAMQVNGKPRWTCRTHVAKVAESGKLRIEPLANLPKIKDLATDMAPFFEKWQDARGRHEPTRTRHEPMAPVSPESPARTAADAGIECINCAVCYAACDVVSWDESYLGPAALNRAWTLANDERDADSSSVLRAVSESGGCHSCHSHGSCVEHCPVGINPTAGIAGLKRMTLAALMRGEL, encoded by the coding sequence ATGCAAGACACCGCCGATACGGAGGAAATGCTGGAGGTCGAGATCTGGCGCGGGGCCGAGGACGGCGCGCTCCGGACCTATCGCGTGCCTCGCCAGGCAAGCCAGACCGTGCTGGACGTGGTGACCTGGGTGCAGCGGAACGCCGAGCCCGCGCTGGCCTACCGTTTCGCCTGCCGGGTCGGGATGTGCGGCTCCTGCGCTATGCAGGTGAACGGCAAGCCGCGCTGGACCTGCCGGACCCATGTGGCGAAAGTCGCCGAGAGCGGCAAACTCCGCATCGAGCCGCTCGCCAATCTCCCGAAGATCAAGGATCTCGCGACCGACATGGCGCCCTTCTTCGAGAAGTGGCAGGACGCCCGCGGCCGGCACGAACCGACCCGGACAAGGCACGAGCCGATGGCACCGGTTTCGCCGGAAAGCCCGGCCCGCACCGCGGCCGATGCCGGGATCGAATGCATCAATTGCGCGGTCTGCTACGCCGCCTGCGACGTCGTCAGCTGGGACGAGAGCTATCTCGGGCCCGCCGCCCTCAACCGGGCCTGGACGCTCGCCAATGACGAGCGCGACGCGGACAGCTCCTCGGTGCTGCGCGCGGTCTCGGAAAGCGGCGGCTGCCATTCCTGCCACAGCCACGGAAGCTGCGTCGAGCATTGCCCGGTCGGGATCAACCCGACCGCCGGGATCGCCGGGCTGAAGCGGATGACGCTCGCCGCGCTCATGCGGGGAGAGCTCTGA